A portion of the Vulpes vulpes isolate BD-2025 chromosome 5, VulVul3, whole genome shotgun sequence genome contains these proteins:
- the CSKMT gene encoding citrate synthase-lysine N-methyltransferase CSKMT, mitochondrial — MAALRRTLHVATLAAGARRALAGSLAGSCPADHRLWDKLHSDTRAGSVPTFDWFFGYEEAQGFLLPLLKESRAACPLRVLDVGCGTSSLCTGLYTRCPHPVDVLGVDLSPVAVAHMKSLLEGGQDRKPLCPGHPASQLHFVQADAQNLESVASSGSFQLVLDKGTWDAVARGGWPGAYQLLSECFRVLSPQGTLIQFSDEDPDVRVPCLEQGTPGCTVMVQELGPFGGITYFAYLVQGSH; from the exons ATGGCAGCGCTGCGCCGAACCCTCCACGTGGCGACCCTGGCGGCTGGGGCGCGCCGCGCTTTGGCGG GCTCCCTGGCTGGCAGTTGCCCTGCCGACCATCGCCTCTGGGATAAGCTCCATTCCGATACCCGTGCAGGCAGCGTCCCCACCTTCGACTGGTTCTTTGGGTATGAGGAAGCCCAGGGGTTCCTGCTGCCGCTGCTGAAGGAGTCCCGGGCTGCATGCCCATTGCGGGTGTTGGACGTGGGCTGTGGGACCTCCAGTCTGTGTACAGGCCTCTACACCAGGTGCCCACATCCCGTGGACGTCCTGGGGGTGGACCTCTCTCCTGTGGCTGTGGCCCACATGAAGAGTCTGCTGGAAGGTGGCCAAGATCGAAAGCCCCTGTGCCCTGGGCACCCTGCCTCTCAACTCCACTTCGTGCAGGCTGATGCCCAGAACCTGGAGTCCGTGGCTTCCTCAGGCTCCTTCCAGCTAGTGCTGGATAAGGGCACCTGGGATGCTGTTGCCCGAGGGGGTTGGCCTGGGGCTTACCAGCTTCTGTCAGAGTGCTTCAGGGTCCTAAGCCCCCAGGGGACCCTGATTCAGTTCTCAGATGAGGACCCTGATGTGCGAGTGCCCTGCCTAGAACAAGGGACTCCAGGCTGTACTGTGATGGTGCAGGAGCTAGGCCCTTTTGGGGGCATCACCTACTTTGCTTACTTGGTTCAAGGCTCTCATTAA
- the C5H11orf98 gene encoding uncharacterized protein C11orf98 homolog codes for MGPPGGKINRPRTELKKKLFKRRRVLNRERRLKHRVVGAVIDEGLITRHHLKKRASSARANITLSGKKRRKLLQQIRLAQKEKAAMEVEAPTRPVRTSGPQPKRQKKTKAPQDIDMEDLGDERGISHPFH; via the exons ATGGGGCCTCCCGGGGGGAAGATCAACCGGCCTCGAACG GAGCTGAAGAAGAAGCTGTTCAAGCGCCGGCGGGTGTTGAACCGGGAGAGGCGACTGAAGCATCGGGTAGTCGGGGCTGTGATAGACGAAGGGCTGATCACACGGCACCACTTGAAGAAGCGGGC GTCCAGTGCACGTGCCAACATTACTCTGTCTGGGAAGAAGCGCAGAAAGCTCCTCCAGCAGATCCGGCTGgcccagaaagagaaagcagccaTGGAAG tGGAAGCCCCCACAAGGCCAGTCAGGACTAGTGGACCACAGCCCAAGCGgcaaaagaagacaaaagcacCCCAGGATATAGACATGGAGGACCTTGGAGATGAGAGGGGAATCTCTCACCCCTTCCACTAG